The window TGGCGATCATGTTAGTATATTTGCCTTATGACCTGCATGCCAAAGTTATGATGGGAGACCTGGGATCCAATATGCTCGGTGCTTCTCTGGGAATGATGATGGCGTGGATGTTCAGCGATCTTGGCAAAATAATTGCTGTAGCGTTATTGATCGTCATTCAATTAGCGGCGGAAAAGTATTCCTTTACCGAGATTATCGAGCGCTACCGCTGGTTAAAAACCCTGGATCAACTTGGGCGGAGGAAGGAAAATTGAAAATTGGGGTCCATGTTTCAATTGCTAACGGTTTGGCGGGTGCTGCAAAAACTGCCAAAAGCATTGGCTGTGATGGATTTCAAATTTTTGCGGGTAATCCGCGCGGTTGGGCGCGCAAACCGATCGCCGACGCTGGTTTTGCGTCATTCCGGACAGAAAGGGAGCGGGCCGAACTTTGGCCAGTGGTGGTTCATCTGTCGTATCTTCCAAATCTGGCTTCGAGTGATCAGGAATTATATGAGAAGTCGGTTCTTACTCTCGTTGAAGATTTTGAACGTGCGAATCGGTTGGGGGCGGACTTTTTCGTTTTTCATCCCGGAAAAACGAAAGCGGTGGATGACGGTTTGAGGAGAATTTCGCTCGCAGTCAATCAAGTCTTAGAGAGAATTTCAGGAAAAACCGTTCTTTTATTCGAAAATCAGGCCGGAGCCGGCGGCGAGGTGGCAGGTTCATTGAAAGAACTGGGCCAGCTTGTCGCGACAGTAAAATTTCCCGAAAGAGTGGGAATTTGTTTTGACACTTGTCACGCCTTCGCTGCCGGGTATGATCTCCGAAGTGAGAGCGGCTGGAAAAAGACCTTGCAGGAATTGGATCAATATGTCGGTAGAAATTTTCTCAAAGTATTTCATCTCAATGACTGTAAAGGGGAGCTGGGATCCCATTTGGACCGCCATCAACATATCGGGGAGGGACAGATCGGTCTGGAGGGCTTCCGCTTTTTAGTGAATGAACCTTTCTTGTCCAAGCTTCCAGGGATCTTGGAGACTCCCCAGATTGCAGATGGAGATGACCGAAAAAACTTAGCAACATTACGAAGTTTGATGAAGGGGTAACCAGTGAAACAGATTCAAATTTATACCGATGGAGCTTGTTCGGGGAATCCCGGGCCGGGCGGCTGGGGAGCCATTCTCATCTATAACGGAGTCGAAAAAACGCTTTCCGGGTTTGCCCCTGAAACCACCAATCAACGGATGGAGCTCACGGCGGCGGTTGAAGCGTTAAAAGCATTAAAAGAACCTTGTCAAATTAAGCTTCATTCCGACAGCGCCTATCTAATAAACGCGTTCCGTCAGAATTGGATCGGGAAATGGCTGGCGAACGGCTGGCAGAACGCTCAGAAAAAGCCCGTTGAAAATCAGGATTTATGGCAAGAGCTCATCACCTTGAGCCGTATCCAACAGGTCGAATGGATTAAAGTCCCCGGGCATCAGGATAACATTTACAATAACCGGTGTGATAGCATTGCCCGCGAAGCCATCAGCAAAAACCAGACTAGCAAAGCCGAAGCGAAGAATTAGGATCCTCTCGAGAAGTCGGCGATGAGTCGGTTTTCCTGGACTCCGGCAACTTTATTTCATAAAAAATGACCATCCAAAGCAGGAAATATTCCCAGGATTGGCGAACCATAGTTTTCGGTAACAAAAAATGAGGGAGTGAAGTACTTTGCTTACATCAGCTCAGCTTGCTGAGTTAAATGAACACGCCAGACAGATGAGGGGCCATATTATTCGGATGTTGGCCGCTTCCAAATCAGGCCACCCCGGCGGTTCCCTCTCTGCTGTCGAACTCCTTTCCTATCTGTATTTTTATAAAATGAAGATCGATCCTCAAAATCCTACTTTACCCGATCGAGACCGGTTCGTTTTAAGTAAAGGACATGCGGCACCCGTTCTTTACTCGGCTTTGGCGGAAAGAGGATTTTTTGATAAAGAACTGCTCCAAACCCTGCGGCAGTTCGGCAGTATTCTGCAAGGCCATCCCGATATGAAGCGTATTCCGGGAGTCGATATTTCCAGCGGCTCTCTGGGCCAAGGCCTTTCGGTGGGGAATGGGATGGCGCTCGCGGCCAAGTTAGATCGAAAGCCTTATCATGTGTATGTTCTCTTGGGGGACGGCGAAATCGAAGAAGGTCAAGTTTGGGAAGCGTTAATGACTTCCGTTCATTACAAGCTGGACAACTTAACGGCGTTCCTGGATTATAATCACCTGCAAATCGACGGCACGATCGAGGATGTCAAATCGCTGACCGATCCGGGAAAACGGTTTACAGCTTTCGGCTGGCGCGTCGTCAGTGTTGACGGGCACAATATTGCCGAAATCGATCGGGCCGTTGAGGAGAGCGAAAGCGTAAAAGGCCAACCGACCATGATTGTCCTGAATACCTGCAAGGGAAAAGGTTGTTCGTTTATGGAGAACCAGGTTGGCTGGCATGGGGCGGCTCCTAAACCCGAAGAAGCGGAAAAAGCACTCCAAGAGCTTGGTTTGGCCTAAAATTTTATCAATAATGTGAGGGATCAAACAATGGGTGATAGAATTGCTACCCGTGATGCATATGGTAATGCTTTAGTCAAACTTGGCGAGACCAATCCGAGTAT is drawn from Hydrogenispora ethanolica and contains these coding sequences:
- the rnhA gene encoding ribonuclease HI, whose product is MKQIQIYTDGACSGNPGPGGWGAILIYNGVEKTLSGFAPETTNQRMELTAAVEALKALKEPCQIKLHSDSAYLINAFRQNWIGKWLANGWQNAQKKPVENQDLWQELITLSRIQQVEWIKVPGHQDNIYNNRCDSIAREAISKNQTSKAEAKN
- a CDS encoding transketolase encodes the protein MLTSAQLAELNEHARQMRGHIIRMLAASKSGHPGGSLSAVELLSYLYFYKMKIDPQNPTLPDRDRFVLSKGHAAPVLYSALAERGFFDKELLQTLRQFGSILQGHPDMKRIPGVDISSGSLGQGLSVGNGMALAAKLDRKPYHVYVLLGDGEIEEGQVWEALMTSVHYKLDNLTAFLDYNHLQIDGTIEDVKSLTDPGKRFTAFGWRVVSVDGHNIAEIDRAVEESESVKGQPTMIVLNTCKGKGCSFMENQVGWHGAAPKPEEAEKALQELGLA
- a CDS encoding deoxyribonuclease IV, which codes for MKIGVHVSIANGLAGAAKTAKSIGCDGFQIFAGNPRGWARKPIADAGFASFRTERERAELWPVVVHLSYLPNLASSDQELYEKSVLTLVEDFERANRLGADFFVFHPGKTKAVDDGLRRISLAVNQVLERISGKTVLLFENQAGAGGEVAGSLKELGQLVATVKFPERVGICFDTCHAFAAGYDLRSESGWKKTLQELDQYVGRNFLKVFHLNDCKGELGSHLDRHQHIGEGQIGLEGFRFLVNEPFLSKLPGILETPQIADGDDRKNLATLRSLMKG